One genomic region from Microcystis panniformis FACHB-1757 encodes:
- the clpB gene encoding ATP-dependent chaperone ClpB, which produces MQPTDSNKFTEQAWDSIVKSQEIARRFKNQTLEVEHVIIALLEQNNGLATRILQKANIEIPRLQQQLEVFTNRQPKVAIVDQLYLGRGLDLLLDRAEASRESWQDKFISVEHLLVGFAEDERVGRKCLRTFNLDPQDLELAIKAIRGTQKVTEPNQEEKYEALDKYGRDLTAAAKEGKLDPVIGRDEEIRRVVQVLSRRSKNNPVLIGEPGVGKTAIAEGLAQRIINGDVPESLKNRQLISLDMGSLIAGAKYRGEFEERLRSVMKEVTQSEGRIILFIDELHTVVGAGSREGGSMDAGNLLKPMLARGELRCIGATTLDEYRNHIEKDPPLERRFQQVYIKEPSVEDTISILRGLKERYEVHHGVTITDSALVAAATLSHRYISDRFLPDKAIDLVDEAAAKLEVESTTKPADLEMIDRRLMQLQMEKFSLEKEEKKDRAFQERLERIIEEIEELESKQKPLADQWQTEKHIAEEIKLLREEEEQLRLQVEQAERAYDLNKAAQLKYGKLEILQGELEVKEKELETIQAAGSTLLRQQVTDADIAEIVARWTGIPVNRLMESERQKLLELESHLQKKVVGQNEAVTAVAAAIRRARAGMKDPSRPIGSFLFMGPTGVGKTELARALAGLLFDSEEAMVRIDMSEYMEKHAVSRLIGAPPGYVGYEEGGQLSEAVRRRPYSVVLLDEVEKAHRDVFNILLQVLDDGRITDSQGRVVDFRNTIIVMTSNIGSDHILNVSEDADYEEMRKRVLTALRSHFRPEFLNRIDDLIIFHTLKKEELRYIVRLQLQRLERLLAEQKINLELTAAAEDHIVTVGYDPTYGARPLKRAIQRELENPLATKILEQAFMEGDTVVIDCLDEVLSFSKKELEKEGQTLELAVVNLSSD; this is translated from the coding sequence ATGCAACCCACAGACTCGAATAAATTTACCGAACAAGCTTGGGATTCGATTGTTAAATCGCAAGAAATTGCGCGACGCTTCAAAAATCAGACCTTAGAGGTGGAACACGTTATTATTGCCCTCCTAGAGCAGAATAACGGTCTAGCCACCCGGATTTTACAAAAAGCTAATATTGAAATTCCGCGACTGCAACAACAGCTAGAAGTCTTCACTAACCGACAGCCGAAAGTGGCCATCGTCGATCAATTATACCTAGGTCGTGGTCTTGATCTGCTACTCGATCGCGCCGAAGCATCCCGGGAAAGTTGGCAAGATAAATTTATCTCCGTCGAACATCTTCTCGTCGGTTTTGCCGAAGATGAAAGGGTTGGCCGGAAATGTTTACGCACTTTCAATCTTGACCCCCAAGATTTAGAATTAGCCATCAAAGCTATTCGCGGTACTCAAAAGGTTACTGAACCCAATCAAGAGGAAAAATACGAAGCTTTAGATAAATATGGCCGGGATTTAACAGCAGCGGCCAAAGAAGGCAAATTAGACCCGGTTATCGGTCGCGATGAAGAAATTCGACGGGTGGTACAAGTCCTTTCGCGACGGTCGAAAAATAACCCGGTTTTAATCGGTGAACCGGGAGTAGGAAAAACCGCTATTGCGGAAGGATTGGCCCAAAGGATTATTAACGGAGATGTTCCCGAATCTTTGAAAAATCGTCAGTTAATTTCCCTCGATATGGGAAGTTTAATTGCTGGGGCAAAATATCGAGGCGAATTCGAGGAAAGATTGCGGTCAGTCATGAAAGAAGTTACCCAATCAGAAGGCCGAATTATTCTCTTTATCGATGAACTACATACCGTTGTCGGTGCGGGTTCTAGGGAAGGGGGATCGATGGATGCGGGCAACCTATTAAAACCTATGTTAGCTCGGGGAGAATTGCGCTGTATTGGGGCGACAACTTTGGATGAATATCGCAATCATATCGAAAAAGACCCCCCTTTAGAAAGACGTTTTCAACAGGTTTATATTAAGGAACCTTCCGTGGAGGATACTATCTCGATTCTCCGGGGTTTAAAAGAACGTTATGAGGTGCATCATGGGGTGACAATTACCGATTCGGCCCTAGTGGCAGCAGCTACCTTATCCCATCGTTATATTAGCGATCGTTTTTTACCGGATAAAGCGATCGATTTAGTTGATGAAGCGGCGGCAAAATTAGAGGTAGAAAGTACCACTAAACCCGCCGATTTGGAAATGATAGATCGTCGCTTAATGCAGTTACAGATGGAAAAATTCTCCTTAGAAAAAGAGGAGAAAAAAGATCGAGCTTTTCAAGAGCGTTTAGAAAGAATTATCGAAGAAATTGAGGAATTAGAAAGTAAACAAAAGCCTCTCGCTGACCAATGGCAAACGGAGAAACATATCGCCGAGGAAATTAAATTGTTACGAGAGGAAGAAGAACAATTGCGCCTACAGGTGGAACAGGCGGAACGAGCTTATGATCTCAATAAAGCAGCCCAATTAAAGTATGGCAAACTAGAAATTTTACAGGGGGAATTAGAAGTAAAAGAAAAAGAACTAGAAACGATTCAAGCGGCAGGTTCGACCCTGTTAAGACAACAGGTAACTGATGCTGATATTGCCGAAATAGTTGCCCGTTGGACGGGAATTCCCGTCAATCGTTTAATGGAATCAGAACGACAAAAATTATTAGAATTAGAGTCTCATTTACAGAAAAAAGTGGTCGGACAAAATGAAGCGGTCACGGCAGTAGCAGCGGCGATTCGACGCGCACGCGCAGGAATGAAAGATCCCTCCCGTCCGATTGGTTCATTCCTGTTTATGGGACCCACAGGAGTGGGTAAAACCGAGTTAGCGCGGGCCTTGGCGGGGTTACTGTTCGACTCCGAGGAAGCCATGGTTCGCATCGATATGTCGGAATACATGGAAAAACACGCGGTTTCCCGGTTAATCGGCGCGCCTCCGGGTTATGTGGGTTACGAGGAAGGGGGACAACTATCGGAAGCGGTGCGTCGTCGTCCCTATTCTGTGGTTTTATTGGATGAAGTGGAGAAGGCCCATCGGGATGTTTTTAACATTTTATTACAAGTGCTTGACGATGGGCGCATTACCGACTCTCAGGGACGAGTGGTGGATTTTCGGAATACGATTATCGTCATGACCAGTAATATTGGCAGTGACCATATTTTAAATGTTTCCGAAGATGCCGATTATGAGGAGATGCGGAAACGGGTTTTAACAGCTTTGCGGAGTCATTTTCGTCCCGAATTTTTGAATCGTATCGACGATTTAATTATTTTCCATACCCTCAAAAAAGAAGAATTGCGTTACATTGTTCGTCTGCAATTACAGCGTCTGGAAAGATTATTAGCAGAACAAAAAATCAATCTAGAATTAACTGCGGCAGCAGAAGATCATATCGTTACTGTTGGTTACGATCCCACCTACGGGGCGCGACCTTTAAAACGCGCTATCCAACGGGAGTTAGAGAATCCTTTAGCCACAAAAATTCTCGAACAAGCTTTTATGGAAGGGGATACGGTGGTAATTGATTGTCTAGATGAAGTTTTAAGTTTTAGCAAAAAGGAGCTAGAAAAGGAAGGGCAAACATTAGAATTAGCCGTGGTTAACCTCAGTTCGGATTAA
- a CDS encoding zinc ribbon domain-containing protein, with protein MAIYSELPTGQRLYLDNQGLQTIVTLASGAVGQQQQSSSSFATGVWTQEPQIEIIPQGAIIEIITETGPHRIQIQGSSIGFSSPHTSGVSQSSQSTTATSFSSPPMQPMQPMQPMQPMQPMQPMKMGNMSMNFAPMEMQMGDMKMSMGDAKTVSKTRFCSQCGAKVAATDRFCSSCGHQLQR; from the coding sequence ATGGCTATTTATAGTGAATTACCCACAGGACAACGTCTCTATCTCGATAATCAAGGGCTGCAGACGATTGTAACCCTCGCTAGTGGTGCGGTGGGACAACAACAGCAGTCTAGCAGTAGTTTTGCCACAGGAGTTTGGACACAAGAACCCCAAATAGAGATAATTCCCCAAGGGGCAATTATTGAAATTATCACTGAAACCGGACCCCACAGAATCCAAATTCAAGGAAGCAGTATCGGTTTTTCCTCCCCTCATACCTCTGGAGTTTCTCAGTCCTCTCAATCGACAACCGCTACCAGTTTCTCCTCCCCACCGATGCAACCAATGCAACCGATGCAACCGATGCAACCAATGCAACCGATGCAACCGATGAAAATGGGTAATATGTCGATGAATTTTGCCCCCATGGAAATGCAAATGGGAGATATGAAAATGAGTATGGGAGACGCAAAAACCGTCAGTAAAACGCGGTTTTGTAGTCAATGCGGGGCAAAAGTAGCGGCAACCGATCGCTTTTGTAGTAGCTGTGGTCATCAGTTACAGCGATAA
- the acsF gene encoding magnesium-protoporphyrin IX monomethyl ester (oxidative) cyclase translates to MVSTIQKPEFEEIRPGIKVPAKETILTPRFYTTDFEAMAEMSIAANEEELKAILEEFRTDYNRHHFVRNQEFDRSWEHIDGETRRLFVEFLERSCTAEFSGFLLYKELGRRLKNRNPVLAECFNLMSRDEARHAGFLNKALSDFNLSLDLGFLTKSRNYTFFKPKFIFYATYLSEKIGYWRYITIYRHLEQHPEDRVYPIFNFFENWCQDENRHGDFFDAIMRAQPDILNDWRARLWCRFFLLSVFATMYLNDTQRSGFYAILGLDAREYDKYVIEKTNETAGRVFPIVLDVDSPEFYDRLEICVRNNEGLRAIDSENSPAPVKFLKKLPIFASNAWQFLKLYLMKPIRVDKLAGSVR, encoded by the coding sequence ATGGTCAGCACGATCCAAAAACCAGAATTCGAGGAAATCCGTCCGGGTATAAAAGTTCCCGCTAAAGAAACGATCCTCACTCCCCGCTTCTATACCACTGATTTTGAAGCGATGGCGGAAATGTCGATCGCCGCTAACGAGGAAGAACTGAAAGCGATTTTAGAGGAATTCCGTACCGATTATAACCGGCATCACTTCGTTCGCAATCAAGAATTCGATCGCTCTTGGGAGCATATTGATGGCGAAACTCGCCGCTTATTCGTGGAATTTCTGGAAAGATCCTGCACGGCCGAATTTTCCGGCTTTCTTCTCTACAAAGAACTCGGCAGACGTTTAAAAAACAGAAATCCCGTTCTCGCAGAATGCTTTAACCTCATGTCCCGGGACGAAGCGCGTCACGCTGGGTTCCTTAATAAGGCTTTATCGGATTTTAACCTCTCCCTTGACTTGGGATTTTTAACCAAAAGCCGTAACTACACCTTCTTTAAACCGAAATTTATCTTCTACGCCACCTATCTTTCCGAAAAAATCGGTTATTGGCGCTATATCACCATTTATCGTCATCTCGAACAACATCCCGAAGATCGGGTTTATCCGATTTTTAACTTCTTCGAGAATTGGTGTCAAGACGAAAACCGTCACGGGGACTTCTTCGATGCGATCATGCGCGCGCAGCCTGATATTCTTAACGATTGGCGCGCTCGTCTCTGGTGTCGTTTCTTCCTGCTTTCGGTCTTCGCTACGATGTACCTCAATGATACTCAGCGTTCCGGTTTCTACGCCATTCTTGGTTTGGACGCTCGCGAGTACGATAAGTATGTGATCGAGAAGACCAATGAAACCGCCGGCCGCGTCTTCCCGATTGTTCTCGATGTGGATAGTCCTGAATTTTATGATCGCCTAGAGATTTGTGTTCGCAATAACGAGGGATTACGGGCGATCGATAGCGAAAACAGTCCCGCACCGGTTAAATTCCTGAAGAAATTGCCTATCTTCGCCTCTAACGCTTGGCAATTCCTCAAATTGTACCTGATGAAACCGATTCGGGTCGATAAATTAGCCGGTAGCGTCCGTTAA
- the trmD gene encoding tRNA (guanosine(37)-N1)-methyltransferase TrmD — MQFDIITLFPDFFTSPLQSGLLAKALERDIARVNLVNLRDFAHDKHRRVDDEPYGGGVGMLLKPEPIFEAIESLAILPPREIVLMTPQGEPLNQALLKTWASSYQQLILICGHYEGVDERVCEHLVTREVSLGDFVLTCGEIPALAIINGVTRLLPGTVGKAESLKLESFEAGLLDYPQYTRPPVFRGWQVPPVLRSGNHQDIADWRYQQQLERTKERRPDIWQKWLEEQD; from the coding sequence GTGCAGTTTGACATTATTACTCTCTTTCCCGATTTTTTTACTTCACCGCTGCAGTCGGGGTTGTTGGCAAAAGCTCTCGAACGCGACATCGCTAGGGTAAATTTGGTCAATCTTCGGGATTTTGCCCATGATAAACACCGTCGTGTCGATGATGAACCCTACGGTGGTGGTGTAGGAATGTTATTAAAACCAGAGCCAATTTTTGAGGCGATCGAGTCTTTAGCAATTTTACCACCCCGGGAGATCGTGCTGATGACTCCCCAGGGGGAACCTCTCAATCAAGCTTTACTGAAAACCTGGGCCAGTAGTTATCAGCAGTTAATTCTCATCTGTGGGCATTATGAAGGAGTAGATGAGCGGGTTTGTGAGCATTTGGTGACTAGAGAGGTATCTTTAGGGGATTTTGTCCTAACTTGTGGGGAAATCCCGGCTTTAGCCATTATTAACGGGGTGACGCGGTTGTTACCCGGGACGGTAGGTAAAGCAGAATCGTTGAAATTGGAGAGTTTTGAGGCAGGTTTATTGGATTATCCCCAATATACCCGGCCGCCGGTCTTTCGCGGTTGGCAAGTGCCGCCGGTTTTGCGATCGGGTAATCATCAGGATATCGCCGATTGGCGCTATCAACAACAACTGGAGCGCACGAAGGAACGTCGTCCGGATATCTGGCAAAAATGGCTAGAGGAACAGGATTAA
- a CDS encoding cyanophycinase codes for MIIELETQHHQNPTPVSLKTAILVIGGAEDKVHGKEILHTFWNRAGGSEAVIAIVPSASREPVLIGDRYQKIFEEMGAKYVKVIDIRDRVQGEDAQFQAYIEECTGVFMTGGDQLRLCGLLSDTPLMERIRQRVQQGELTLAGTSAGAAVMGHHMIAGGSSGEAPNRALVDMAMGLGLIPEVIVDQHFHNRNRMARLMSAISGYPERLGIGIDEDTCAMFERDGMMTVIGCGTVTVIDAREMSHTNHHHVTANEPLSLHNLRVHILAYGDGYHLKKQQVIPKLA; via the coding sequence ATGATCATCGAGCTAGAAACCCAACACCACCAAAATCCTACCCCCGTATCTCTCAAAACGGCGATTTTAGTCATTGGAGGTGCCGAGGATAAAGTCCACGGTAAAGAGATACTGCATACCTTTTGGAATCGCGCTGGGGGTAGCGAAGCAGTGATCGCTATTGTTCCCTCCGCTTCCAGAGAACCAGTTTTAATCGGCGATCGCTATCAGAAGATTTTCGAGGAAATGGGGGCAAAATACGTCAAAGTTATCGATATTCGCGATCGTGTGCAGGGAGAAGATGCCCAATTCCAAGCCTACATCGAAGAGTGTACAGGTGTATTTATGACCGGAGGCGACCAGCTGCGTTTATGCGGTTTGCTCTCCGATACTCCCCTGATGGAAAGAATCAGACAAAGAGTGCAACAGGGAGAACTAACCCTGGCCGGAACTAGCGCCGGGGCCGCCGTTATGGGTCATCACATGATTGCTGGGGGCAGCAGCGGGGAAGCACCCAATCGGGCCCTAGTGGACATGGCCATGGGATTAGGTCTCATTCCTGAAGTTATTGTCGATCAACACTTCCACAATCGCAATCGCATGGCCCGGTTAATGAGCGCTATCTCTGGTTATCCCGAACGTTTAGGAATTGGCATCGATGAGGATACCTGCGCTATGTTTGAACGGGATGGCATGATGACAGTAATCGGCTGCGGTACAGTGACGGTAATTGATGCTAGGGAAATGTCCCACACCAACCACCATCACGTCACCGCAAACGAACCCCTGAGTCTGCATAACCTGCGGGTACATATTCTTGCCTACGGTGATGGCTATCATCTCAAAAAACAGCAAGTGATCCCTAAATTGGCGTAA
- a CDS encoding DNA methyltransferase, whose amino-acid sequence MPIVTEYDGLIKISRNPYYETRLGSAYLGNSLTLMGKLPDESVDLICTSPPFALVRKKEYGNVDADDYVEWFKIFAGEFYRILKPKGSLVIDIGGSWLKGFPVRSLYHFELVIELCKPRLAGGLGFFLAQELFWYNPAKLPTPAEWVTVRRERVKDAVNTVWWLSKEPHPKANNKRVLRPYSEAMKNLIKNGYEAKLRPSGHDISTKFQNDRGGAIPPNIITDSIQERGASIGSPVLGEFNWILENDLGQPVNVISASNTASNDYYQRRCKEEGVKPHPARFPQALPEFVISLCTEPGDLVLDPFAGSNMTGRVAETLERRWLAFELNEDYMIASQFRFEQDAPLVVAPIKDRKTLKARALELAKDCSDKSLTMAPQKPFVQLDLFPASDDSMTDKKIIRFTYGDQFSPKQFQVSELVQLCSDCLPDRRVLQDEIAKRYYAGHSSQNDLQKGENRGKLAMNTFLSLRAYKLVESIDGDDWQYRLTDIANEILDNQQDTETVFSIFARHILVNLTGMSLIKAIEAINSRGDKPQLEIIAYELQEMGYSLSTNCTYVSTMRQWLQEAKVLEKSYEINWDRVYDLLELDQDYIDELYTLSSEQKYFLLAMLQMAITELTEWNKITRYATSVYKIRFPSKSFVQDIIQPLVKVGLIATEKTTGGRGAKPNLVKLTEKSQMELLSRLLQSISDITEISQTELNRSFEDVVNDLDNPDKHIKGKALELLAIWMIRLTSLRFTKWRKRDYETGQGEVDVLAASDRFVYHRWQIQCKNTKRVDVEVLAKEVGMTFVTGSDVVMIVTTGEFTRDAFQYAYRMMEVSRYYMVLIQKEDIDAIKQDRTNIIKILDRRARRVFAKKELGLTDDTIDEIEIEDNSLAESLEVSGEE is encoded by the coding sequence GTGCCAATTGTTACTGAGTACGATGGTTTAATCAAAATCAGCCGAAATCCCTATTATGAGACTCGGCTCGGTTCCGCTTATTTGGGTAATAGCCTGACACTGATGGGGAAGTTGCCGGATGAGAGTGTCGATTTGATTTGTACTTCCCCACCTTTTGCCTTAGTAAGAAAAAAAGAATATGGCAATGTGGACGCTGATGATTATGTTGAATGGTTTAAAATATTTGCTGGTGAATTTTATCGTATTCTCAAGCCCAAAGGCTCCCTAGTTATAGATATTGGTGGTAGTTGGCTTAAAGGTTTTCCCGTACGTTCTCTGTATCATTTCGAGTTAGTTATAGAACTTTGTAAACCGAGATTAGCAGGTGGACTAGGTTTTTTTCTCGCCCAAGAACTTTTTTGGTATAATCCAGCCAAACTTCCTACCCCCGCAGAATGGGTGACAGTCAGGAGGGAACGCGTCAAGGATGCTGTCAATACCGTTTGGTGGTTATCGAAGGAGCCGCACCCGAAAGCAAACAACAAGAGAGTTTTACGGCCTTATAGCGAGGCAATGAAAAACCTGATTAAAAATGGCTATGAGGCAAAACTGCGTCCGTCAGGACATGATATTTCTACTAAATTTCAGAATGACCGAGGAGGAGCTATTCCCCCAAATATTATTACTGATTCTATTCAGGAAAGAGGCGCGTCTATAGGTAGTCCAGTCCTGGGAGAGTTCAACTGGATTTTAGAGAATGATTTAGGGCAGCCAGTAAATGTTATATCTGCTTCTAACACGGCATCTAATGATTACTATCAAAGAAGATGTAAGGAAGAAGGGGTGAAACCCCATCCTGCTAGATTTCCGCAAGCTTTACCCGAATTTGTTATTAGTCTCTGTACTGAGCCTGGTGATTTAGTTCTCGATCCTTTTGCTGGTTCAAACATGACAGGACGAGTCGCTGAAACCCTTGAGCGTCGTTGGTTAGCGTTTGAATTAAATGAAGATTATATGATAGCGTCGCAGTTTCGATTTGAACAAGATGCTCCTTTGGTCGTGGCTCCTATAAAGGATAGAAAAACTCTGAAAGCACGAGCCTTAGAACTGGCTAAGGATTGTTCTGACAAAAGCTTGACCATGGCTCCTCAAAAACCTTTTGTTCAGTTAGATTTGTTTCCTGCAAGCGATGATAGTATGACAGACAAAAAAATCATCAGATTTACCTACGGCGACCAGTTTTCTCCTAAGCAATTTCAAGTATCTGAATTAGTACAACTTTGTTCTGATTGTCTTCCTGATCGTCGGGTGCTTCAGGATGAGATTGCTAAACGTTATTATGCTGGCCATTCCAGCCAAAACGATCTACAGAAAGGAGAGAATCGTGGCAAACTTGCCATGAATACATTTCTTTCCCTTCGTGCTTATAAGTTGGTTGAATCAATTGATGGTGATGATTGGCAGTATCGACTCACGGATATCGCTAATGAAATATTAGACAATCAACAAGATACTGAGACAGTTTTCTCAATTTTTGCTCGCCATATTCTTGTTAACCTAACTGGAATGTCCCTAATAAAAGCGATAGAAGCAATTAATAGCAGGGGAGATAAACCCCAGCTAGAAATCATCGCTTACGAACTTCAAGAAATGGGGTATTCACTCTCGACCAATTGTACTTATGTTAGTACCATGAGACAATGGTTACAAGAAGCTAAAGTCCTGGAGAAAAGTTATGAGATTAACTGGGATCGAGTCTATGATCTATTGGAACTCGATCAAGACTATATTGACGAGCTTTATACTCTTAGTTCCGAACAAAAATATTTTTTACTGGCTATGCTTCAGATGGCGATTACTGAGCTAACCGAGTGGAATAAAATTACCAGATACGCCACCAGTGTTTATAAAATACGATTCCCCTCGAAATCTTTTGTTCAGGATATTATTCAACCTTTAGTAAAAGTCGGCTTAATTGCAACTGAGAAAACGACTGGTGGACGAGGAGCGAAACCTAATCTTGTCAAGCTTACCGAGAAATCACAGATGGAACTGTTATCTAGATTATTACAATCTATATCCGATATTACAGAAATCTCCCAAACCGAGCTAAATCGAAGTTTTGAAGATGTTGTTAATGACCTAGATAATCCCGACAAACATATTAAAGGTAAAGCTCTTGAACTGCTGGCGATTTGGATGATTCGTCTAACCAGTCTTAGATTCACAAAATGGCGGAAAAGAGACTATGAAACTGGACAGGGTGAAGTAGATGTTCTGGCAGCATCAGACCGCTTTGTTTATCATCGTTGGCAAATTCAGTGTAAAAATACAAAGCGAGTAGATGTAGAAGTATTAGCCAAAGAAGTTGGTATGACCTTCGTAACAGGGTCTGACGTAGTTATGATTGTGACTACTGGTGAATTTACTAGAGACGCTTTTCAGTATGCTTATCGAATGATGGAAGTATCGAGATACTATATGGTGTTGATACAAAAAGAAGACATTGATGCAATTAAACAAGATAGAACCAATATTATCAAAATTCTTGATCGTCGTGCAAGGCGTGTGTTCGCCAAGAAAGAGTTGGGCTTAACTGATGATACAATTGATGAGATAGAAATTGAAGATAATTCACTGGCAGAGTCATTGGAAGTCTCCGGAGAGGAATAA
- a CDS encoding cofactor assembly of complex C subunit B, with protein sequence MAPADPNRILRLLPLFAGIVGGTVLMFNRFATADLTPSQARSDVMGVILSGVLILVGLIWQRVQPRLPDAVELIGREGLEFAPDLPEQVKIELAWASHLLLTNTVTKSLIVYYQGKVLLRRGILSQNSEVKVSNIIKRVLETGKAVYLVNLNLYPAKIEFDYLPENTQGLICQPIGKEGVLILAANAPRSYTKQDEIWIEGIADKLADTFSQF encoded by the coding sequence ATGGCACCAGCTGATCCCAATCGTATTTTAAGACTGTTACCCCTGTTCGCCGGCATCGTCGGGGGTACGGTATTAATGTTTAATCGTTTTGCCACTGCCGATTTAACCCCATCGCAAGCGCGTTCGGATGTGATGGGAGTGATTTTGAGTGGGGTTTTAATTTTGGTGGGTTTAATCTGGCAAAGAGTTCAACCCCGCTTACCGGATGCTGTGGAATTAATCGGGCGCGAAGGTCTGGAATTTGCCCCAGATTTGCCAGAACAGGTTAAAATTGAGCTTGCTTGGGCTTCCCATTTACTTTTAACTAACACCGTGACAAAATCTCTGATCGTTTATTATCAGGGAAAAGTTTTATTACGTCGCGGTATCTTAAGCCAGAATTCTGAAGTTAAAGTTAGTAATATTATCAAAAGAGTTTTAGAAACCGGTAAAGCCGTTTATTTAGTTAATTTAAATTTATATCCCGCTAAAATCGAGTTTGACTATTTGCCAGAAAACACCCAAGGCTTAATCTGTCAACCCATCGGTAAGGAAGGGGTGTTAATTTTGGCCGCCAATGCGCCGCGCAGTTATACTAAACAAGATGAAATTTGGATCGAGGGAATTGCTGATAAATTAGCCGACACTTTCAGTCAGTTTTAG
- the rpaB gene encoding response regulator transcription factor RpaB: protein MENQKEKILVVDDEASIRRILETRLSMIGYEVVTAADGEEALETFRTAEPDLVVLDVMMPKLDGYGVCQELRKESDIPIIMLTALGDVADRITGLELGADDYVVKPFSPKELEARIRSVLRRVEKNGAPGIPSSGVIHIGSIKIDTNKRQVYKGDERIRLTGMEFSLLELLVSRSGEAFSRSEILQEVWGYTPERHVDTRVVDVHISRLRAKLEDDPSNPELILTARGTGYLFQRILELDEE, encoded by the coding sequence TTGGAGAACCAAAAGGAAAAAATTCTCGTTGTTGATGATGAAGCCAGCATCCGTCGTATCTTAGAGACTCGTTTGTCGATGATTGGTTATGAAGTCGTCACCGCCGCCGACGGAGAGGAAGCTTTAGAAACCTTCCGCACCGCCGAACCCGATTTAGTGGTTTTGGATGTGATGATGCCGAAATTAGACGGTTACGGTGTCTGTCAGGAACTCCGCAAAGAATCGGATATTCCTATCATTATGTTAACCGCTTTGGGCGATGTGGCCGATCGAATTACCGGGCTAGAATTGGGCGCGGATGACTATGTAGTTAAACCTTTTTCTCCCAAAGAACTCGAGGCGCGGATTCGTTCGGTGTTGCGTCGGGTAGAGAAAAATGGCGCTCCGGGGATTCCTAGTTCCGGTGTGATTCATATTGGTTCCATTAAAATCGATACCAATAAACGCCAAGTTTATAAGGGGGATGAACGCATCCGTCTGACTGGTATGGAATTTAGTTTACTGGAATTATTGGTCAGTCGATCGGGAGAAGCTTTTTCCCGCTCGGAAATCCTTCAGGAAGTTTGGGGTTATACCCCCGAACGTCATGTGGATACGCGGGTGGTAGATGTGCATATTTCCCGTTTACGAGCCAAATTAGAGGATGATCCCAGCAATCCTGAGTTAATTCTCACCGCTAGAGGTACAGGCTATCTTTTCCAGCGGATTTTAGAACTAGACGAGGAATAG